The following DNA comes from Nicotiana sylvestris chromosome 10, ASM39365v2, whole genome shotgun sequence.
attggggcataaaatttcaaaacatggcatAGAGGTCGACCGGGCAAAGATCGAGATCATTTCCAAGCTTCCTCCACCTACTTCAGGTAAAGGTGTCCAAAGTTTCTTAGGGCATGCCGGATTTTATAGGCGTTTCATCAAAGATTTTTCCAAGATTGCAAATCCTATTtgcaaactccttgagaaagatgTAAAATTTATGTTTGACGAGAAATGCCTCAAAGCCTTTGAGGAATTGAAGCAAAATCTCACCTCgacacctattattgtcacacccgaTTGGTCTCTTCCATTCGAACTCATATGTGACGCTAGTGGTGTATCTATTGGAGCAGTGCTTAGCCAACGTCACAACAAGGTTCTTCACCCggtctattatgcaagcaagacactcaATGGAGCGCAAATGAATTATACAGTGACTGAGCAAGAACTTCTTGCCATTATCTATGATTCCGGGCTTACTTGTTGGGATCCAAGGTGATAGTGTACACAGATCATATTGTTCTTCGCTACcttatggcaaagaaggatgcaaaGTCTAGGTTGATTCGGTGGGTCCTgttgttgcaagagtttgacttCGAAGTCAAAGATAGAAAAGGGAcggaaaatcaagtggcggatcaTTTATCAAGACTTGAAGAGGTAGGGAGACCAAAGGGAGATCTTGAAATCAACAATGCATTCCCGGATGAACACGTATTGGCATTATCTAGCACATTTGCTCCTTGGTATGCCTATATTGCTAACTACTTGGTTAGTGACATTATTCCGGATGGATTGGAATCCTATCAAAAAAAGAAGTTTTTAAGAGATTGTCGGCAATACTATTGGGAAGAACCATTCTTGTTTCGTGTTTGTGCTGAcaacatcatcagaaggtgtgttCCAGAAGAAGAGATTATGCCAATTCTAAAGGCATGCCACGACTCACCGGTTGGGGGTCACCATGGGGACGGCGGCTAAGGTACTTGAATGTGGTTATTATTGGTCGTCGATTTATCATGATAccaatcaaatggtcaaggcttgTGACCAATGCCAAAGGCAAGGATCAATCTCCTAGAGGCGTGAAATGTcaatgcactttgtgatggagTTAGAGATCTTCGATGTGTGTGatattgattttatgggtccctttgtaagctcttgtgggatgaaatatatcttggtggctgtagactatgtgtccaaatAGCCTGAAGCAATTTTCTTACCAAACAACGAGGCATGGAGTGTGACCACATtcttaaagaaaaatatattcacGCGGTTTGGCACTCTTAGAGCCATTCTTAGTGATGGTGGGTCTCATTTCTGTAACAAGGCTTTCGCGGGGCTACTAGAGAAATATGACGTCAAGCATAAGgtggccacaccttatcatccccaatcaagtggccaagttgaagtttcCAACCGAGAGATAAAGAACATTCTAGCAAAGATAGTTAATGCAAACAGGACTGATCggtcaaggaagctagatgacATATTGTGAGCATACCGCACGGCGTATAAAACTCCTATTGGCGCTTCTCCTTATCGGTTAGTCTTCGGCAAGGCTTGTCATCTACCCGTAGAACTagagcacaaagccatgtgggctttaaaTAGGTTGAACTTGGACTGGGCTGAAGCTGTAAATTTGAGGTTAACAGAACTCAATGAAATGGAGGAATTCCGTTTCCATGCATATGAAAGTGCAGCTGTGTACAAAGAAACGATGAAGTTCGTCCATGACAAATAAATCTTAAAAAGGGAGTTCAAGTCAGGTGACTTGGTTATGCTCTTCAACTCAAGGCTCAAATTGTTTCCCAGCAAGCTCAAATCGAAATGGTCTGATCTGTTCAAAGTGGTCAATGTATCTCCTTTTGGAGCTGTGGAATTAGAATCTGAGGATGGACTCCAAACCTTCAAAGTAAATGGTCAGcgagtcaagcactacttgggcacaGAGAGAGAAAAACACTTGGTGGAGCAGTTGGCTCTCAAAGATGGTTCGTGCCCGACTAATGAGTGAACCCAAAGAAATGCCAACTTCGttgtgccgcgatgttaaatcaagcgcttcatgggaggcaacccatataTGGTAACAccctttttgttctttaaattttaatttatgttagaTAGATTTAATTGAGCAATTTAAAGTGTGTGTTAGAGTGCAGGGGATTCAAAAGATCATAACACTGGGTAAAATTGCGTGTGAAAGGGAAGAAAAGTCACTATGGGAAGTTTGCTAGACATATGCGGTCGTATTTTTACTATGCGAACCGCATTGTGGTCGCAAACCCAGAAAGCTTGTTTGGCTTAATTTGGTGGTAGGAATGCGGCGAGGAAGTGCACTTTGCAGACTGCATTTCAATTATGCGATTGCACAAGTGCATCGCATTGTGACCTCAAGTAACTCAAGTTGAATTCACCGCATAAcacttatgcggtcgcataatgtaTTATGTGGTGACTTACCCATCACGAACTTCACAGGTAAGTCCCCTCGCATATTACCAGCATTCACACATttggaaaacaaaagaattttctttttatcAAAAAGAAAAcgaaacaaaacgaaaaaaagagaagggaaaatgACTAGTTGAATCAAAGAAAGTAAGACAACACCTATAATTCATCTCCCAAGTGTGCTCGTTAATCCATCACTGGTATGTTTTTCCTTTCCCGctttgttccatgtaaatttttagtttaaattGTATTATGTTTCCCTATTTTTGTTTCCTTTAGTTTTGTTCTTTTTCCTCTTCGTATGTGGGTATCTGTTCATAATGTGAGGGGGTTCTTGGATAGGTAGTTATGTTTGGGGTGCTGGGTAGTGAAACTAGGTTCGCCATTGTTGAGAGTTGAGTTCAAAAGTTGAAACGGTGACTTCCGCGGACTGCATAATCGATTTGTGGTCCGCATTATTCCCGCAAAACAAACCCTAGGTGGCCTGAAGAAGATGACAAAATGCGGTGACTTTGAGATCGCATAAGtgatatgcggaccgcaaagTCACCGCATACTGAAACAGTTTCTTTGCTTTTGTACCATGCTGTTTGCGGCCATTCTGCGATCGCAAATCCATCGTTGCGGTGGACTTTGTGATCGCATAGTGTGATTAGGTTTTCCTAGCATTTAAGTATGCGATGATTATGCAAACCGCATAATGgatatgtgatcgcataatcCATCGCATCGCATATATATATCATTTCAATAGGCAGAGAGTTTGCGACAGGTTTGCGGTCTGCGTagtggttatgcgatcgcataacctgtCGCATACTTGCAAGTTTTTGTACTTTTTCTATTGTTGCCTACTATGTTGCTCACATTTCATTTCTGTGCAGATATGGCTCCCAAGAAACATGTATCTTCTGCTAAGAAAAAGGCCTCCACCAGTCGTCAAGCACAACAAGCAAAACATTCACGACCGGATCCTACTGCTACACTTCCCTCCCAGTCTGATGGGGAGGAGGCCTTGCCCTCAGTTGATCTATAAGCTTAGgcaaaaaggaaaagaggagatGACTTCCAACTCAGGTTTGGGGTCAAAGGGTCTAAGGAGCTATATAGAGAAGGGCTAACAAAACGCAAAATCCTGACCGAAAAGCAACTAAGTATGAATGGGCTACAAGAGTAGTACCCCCATATATTGGAGAACATCAAAGATAGAAAATGGGAGTGCTTCACTGAGCTACCTGATGACTACAATGAAACACTGGTCCGTGAGTTTTATGCCTCTTATGGAGCCTCTAGGACTGCTCACCACAAGTGCAACAAAGTGTTCTATGATACTGTATTGGTTCGAGGGAATCAGCTGTTCTGCAACAGTGATACCATCAATGAGTTCCACTTCCCTAACTGGAGACCGGGCACAACTGAGTATGATGCCAAATGGGTAAACCGTAATAACGAGTGGAGTTGGATAGCGTCAGTGATAGCAAAGGGGACCCCTGCTTGGATAACCCTCTGCACAAAATATTCAAGGAAGATCGCGAGAGGGTAGATTCTAGCTTAGCTTTGTCACCTCCCAATTGATACCGTCCAGAAATGAGACTGACATAAGCATTGAGAAAGCTCTTGTCATTGCATGCATTATGACTGGAATCAAAATTGATGTGGGTGGTTTTATCTTCCGAGAGATAGGGATTCAGGCAAAATAGACATCCACGTCACTTCCATTCCTATGCTTGATCACAGCCCTATGTAA
Coding sequences within:
- the LOC138879687 gene encoding uncharacterized protein; the protein is MSMHFVMELEIFDVCDIDFMGPFPEAIFLPNNEAWSVTTFLKKNIFTRFGTLRAILSDGGSHFCNKAFAGLLEKYDVKHKVATPYHPQSSGQVEVSNREIKNILAKIVNANRTDRSRKLDDIL